The sequence ATAAGTACTCACAATCATAAACCTACACAAATAATCtgtcttaaaataaataaataaataaataatatgggAATAAATATGAGTTTCTTTTAATTGCTTAATTATGGAATATATAAGGGTAGCAGTAAATTAAATGTAGTTTAAGAAATACAGGGACCGAATAGTAATAGAACAGATCTTAGGGTGTCAAATAAAAAGGAACGTTAacatctaataaaaatttaatggtaAAATTAGATGGAAAGTTTTAGTTAGAATTGTTAAATTGAGAAGAAATTTAGTGTGATAAAACAAATACAGGGATGCGTTTGTGACAATGGCTTAAAGTACAGGAGTCAAATAGTAATTAACCCTCTGAAGAAAGTGAGAGCAAGCGTCTATTTATTGGATTTAACAAAGCTCAAATAGTATCAATCCAAAATTATTGGCGCCAAAATCCctaaaacttaaaaagaaaaatcctcaaaaaatcaaaacaaaaaccTCTCAAGGCGAATCGAATCAACCCAATCGAAACAAGAACAACACTCAGTTGCAGAAAATGTCATCTACAGTATTCATCGCTGTTCAATGCTGCCAGTGCTCAACAATGCAGgcaatcttcttcttctctctccGGCATGTCTAGAAtcaactaaattaaaaaaagggggattttattttttacttctatttttaCAGGTGAAGCAGAGGAAGAAAAGCAATAATAAGTGGACATGTGCAGTGTGCAACCAGAAGCAATCTGTAATAAAAGTGTTTGCTCAGGGTTTTGTGGCTAAAGACCTCCGCAAGTTCGTTCAATCTTTCAACTTGTCCCGCAGCTTCTCCGAAAATCTCGGACAACTTGAAACCCTAAATTCTTTTACTCCATTATCCTCTGAGGATTGCCAGCGGAAAAGGCGCTCTGATTGGAGCGAGTATCTTGATCATGAAGGTGATGCAAACAACGACAAGTTTAAACAACAaaatcaagaagaagaaggtatATGATGATCTAGTTTGGGaaaatttctcattttctgATGGAGATTATGGTGtataattgttttctttttaattttattctgaGTGCAGCAGATGATTTTGGGCCAAAGATTGTGACAGAGTTAACAAAAGAGATGTTTAAGAAACCTAAGTTGAATTATGATAGTTGGTTTGATAGTAATAACTCGTACAAAGCTGTCTTCTCAAAGATGAACACTACCAACCAGCACCTCTTATCTCAAGGTAATTCAATAATTTCCGAGGAAATAACTTGAT is a genomic window of Ricinus communis isolate WT05 ecotype wild-type chromosome 2, ASM1957865v1, whole genome shotgun sequence containing:
- the LOC8281395 gene encoding MRN complex-interacting protein isoform X2 yields the protein MSSTVFIAVQCCQCSTMQVKQRKKSNNKWTCAVCNQKQSVIKVFAQGFVAKDLRKFVQSFNLSRSFSENLGQLETLNSFTPLSSEDCQRKRRSDWSEYLDHEGDANNDKFKQQNQEEEDDFGPKIVTELTKEMFKKPKLNYDSWFDSNNSYKAVFSKMNTTNQHLLSQGKEGKKNVFAKVTSTSKWSDCTTGKYKEQRTVQPTLATKASKWNAYITHDDNDMGVRSGINFPDDMGPCSHHVWESISDDQKVKDDIHPDFM
- the LOC8281395 gene encoding MRN complex-interacting protein isoform X1, producing the protein MSSTVFIAVQCCQCSTMQVKQRKKSNNKWTCAVCNQKQSVIKVFAQGFVAKDLRKFVQSFNLSRSFSENLGQLETLNSFTPLSSEDCQRKRRSDWSEYLDHEGDANNDKFKQQNQEEEADDFGPKIVTELTKEMFKKPKLNYDSWFDSNNSYKAVFSKMNTTNQHLLSQGKEGKKNVFAKVTSTSKWSDCTTGKYKEQRTVQPTLATKASKWNAYITHDDNDMGVRSGINFPDDMGPCSHHVWESISDDQKVKDDIHPDFM